In a single window of the Pieris rapae chromosome 9, ilPieRapa1.1, whole genome shotgun sequence genome:
- the LOC123689458 gene encoding uncharacterized protein LOC123689458 gives MPVTRSQNGMQRGESTLTVTSATRSEVQTTGEEKTIEQSTSTSAASQSEQALTLRPAGYTRRAASRTVSKASSRRLAEAREELARCELREAQAAAHLARLRLEAETEEDDSVIEDVNDDHEEKVANWMRSSEQKPEEIETKSDIRAIADAIKEVMTNHVMPQPKYIQELPIFEGDSSEWTAFRVVYDDTSPMFSDIQNMARLRKAIKGTARESIKSLLYSEAKPEEVINALRRRFGRPDALVLAELEKLKALHRTTENPSDICVFASQINNSVAAIKGLKKPQYLYSPEIVKIIIEKMPAILRFRWYDYMAERGEESFSDIQTISNFLNLEADKCGAFAVLEDSKSVRPSATIRRPVKQATFNIAEKSRPEEIKCPVCEGNHKLKDCQRFLNAAVNDRWETVKRLKVCFKCLVGKHRKEKCRRPPCKLCRRWHHSLLHVTSESEQCHEEAATKTVTVHTISTPKAILKMLKVEIYGPTGRKKVLALLDEGSTVTLLDENVAASIGIKGPRETLNIETIGGGQMKNHDSMIVDIKVKGIRQCEKSILKRARTIKELKLTPQLIDKTRLKKCHHLRGLLQDACYEAEAPKLLIGQDNWEHIVSLQIRRGKPGQPVASRTKLGWVIHGYDSNGVSLINYVNTYAHARVVEDKINQPVREHFNIESLGVQPKKPSMNIEQQALEILKRNSQQLEDDRYDVGLLWKRKDVQLPHNYTAALNRFKGIEKKLRKDAKFKNEYSTQIDLLKSNYAEEVTADCTSNKKWYLPHFPVKKKLRIVFDGAANHNRVSLNDILPSGPDFRTGLQSILGVLLRVRQGLVSIAADKKEMFLQVKICEEDRNSLRFLWQKDKKALVKDNRMLSVILGAASPCATIAFVHKYPEAAQAIEQYRYMDNYLQSFYCVDDYQRAIQPVNLIHMKAHFELRGWTSNKRVIVEDDTEARKSYLEHIGRIKDNRLPRCMSLFCTEGELHTVADASETMYAAATGVNGKYLVNLVGAKSRAKSRKSISTPRLELQATLLGTEHIDNSRPITNLADNSKKETLKPNYILIGRSSGAARILHFPDAKLVGRKDLKSVQRLSDHFRKRSLREYLPKLLPRKTNKLQKGEQLQPGDVVFIVKRTLPRCTWPRGNIETTYPGPDGITRIVDVATKGGVLRRPSSRILILVPAESPCRNDGATHEGENVGDS, from the coding sequence ATGCCAGTCACAAGATCACAGAATGGGATGCAGCGAGGAGAATCGACGTTGACTGTTACCTCCGCCACTAGGTCCGAAGTTCAGACCACAGGCGAAGAGAAAACGATCGAGCAGTCCACGTCGACGAGCGCAGCCAGCCAATCAGAGCAAGCATTGACTCTGAGACCAGCGGGTTATACCCGCCGGGCCGCATCGAGAACCGTATCGAAAGCCAGCTCAAGAAGACTAGCCGAGGCCAGAGAAGAGTTGGCTCGCTGCGAACTGCGGGAAGCGCAGGCTGCAGCACACCTGGCCAGATTACGATTAGAAGCAGAAACGGAAGAGGACGACTCCGTTATAGAAGACGTCAACGATGACCATGAAGAAAAGGTAGCAAACTGGATGCGCTCATCGGAACAAAAGCcagaagaaatagaaacaaagaGCGACATTCGAGCAATAGCAGACGCAATAAAGGAAGTCATGACGAACCATGTAATGCCGCAACCAAAATACATTCAAGAGCTGCCAATATTTGAAGGGGACAGCTCCGAATGGACGGCGTTCCGGGTCGTATACGATGATACATCTCCCATGTTCTCGGACATTCAGAACATGGCGCGACTACGTAAAGCGATTAAAGGCACGGCGAGAGAGAGTATTAAGAGCCTCTTGTACTCAGAAGCGAAGCCAGAAGAAGTTATTAACGCTTTACGCCGAAGATTTGGTAGACCCGACGCATTGGTGTTAGCCGAACTTGAGAAATTAAAAGCGCTTCACAGAACGACAGAAAATCCCAGCGACATATGCGTTTTCGCAAGCCAAATAAACAACAGTGTGGCCGCCATAAAAGGATTGAAGAAACCGCAATACCTGTACTCACCAGAAATTGTGAAAATTATCATAGAGAAGATGCCTGCGATTCTGAGGTTCAGATGGTACGACTACATGGCTGAGAGGGGAGAGGAATCGTTCTCAGATATCCAAACAATAAGCAACTTCCTCAATTTAGAGGCGGATAAATGCGGCGCATTCGCGGTACTTGAAGACAGCAAAAGTGTACGACCGAGCGCAACGATAAGAAGACCGGTGAAACAggctacttttaatattgctgAAAAGAGTAGACCAGAAGAAATAAAGTGCCCAGTTTGTGAAGGCAACCATAAGCTCAAAGACTGCCAAAGATTTCTAAATGCGGCAGTCAACGATAGATGGGAAACGGTTAAGAGGCTTAAGGTTTGCTTCAAGTGCCTAGTTGGAAAGCACCGGAAAGAAAAATGCCGAAGACCACCGTGCAAGCTGTGTCGAAGATGGCATCACAGCTTATTACATGTGACATCGGAGAGCGAACAATGTCATGAAGAGGCAGCGACCAAGACAGTGACGGTCCATACAATTAGTACTCCGAAAGCTATTTTAAAGATGCTTAAGGTGGAGATCTACGGACCGACTGGGAGAAAAAAAGTACTGGCGCTGCTAGATGAAGGCTCAACGGTGACACTGCTCGACGAAAATGTGGCTGCTAGCATCGGCATTAAGGGTCCTCGCGAAaccttaaatatagaaactatCGGCGGCGGGCAAATGAAAAATCACGACTCAATGATTGTGGATATCAAAGTGAAAGGGATAAGACAATGCGAGAAGAGCATACTTAAGCGGGCAAGGACTATCAAAGAGCTGAAATTAACCCCACAACTCATCGATAAAACCCGACTTAAGAAGTGTCATCACTTGCGGGGTTTACTGCAGGACGCGTGTTACGAAGCTGAGGCGCCGAAGCTGCTCATTGGCCAAGACAATTGGGAACATATTGTCTCATTACAAATACGACGTGGAAAGCCAGGGCAGCCGGTGGCATCAAGAACAAAGTTAGGGTGGGTTATCCATGGCTACGATAGCAACGGTGTGTCTCTGATCAATTATGTAAACACATATGCACATGCAAGAGTCGTCgaagacaaaataaatcagcCAGTGAGAGAACACTTTAATATTGAGTCTTTAGGAGTTCAGCCGAAGAAGCCGTCAATGAATATAGAACAGCAAGCACTAGAGATATTGAAAAGAAATAGTCAACAATTGGAAGATGACAGATACGACGTCGGACTATTGTGGAAAAGGAAAGACGTACAACTTCCACACAATTACACAGCAGCTCTCAACAGATTTAaaggaatagaaaaaaagctgCGTAAGGAcgctaagtttaaaaatgaatatagcaCGCAAATAGATCTGTTGAAAAGCAACTACGCTGAAGAAGTAACAGCCGACTGCACATCGAACAAAAAGTGGTACCTGCCTCACTTCCCAGTGAAGAAAAAGCTAAGAATTGTCTTCGACGGTGCAGCCAATCACAACAGAGTGAGCCTCAACGACATTCTGCCGTCCGGACCGGACTTCAGGACCGGTCTACAGTCAATATTAGGAGTGTTACTGCGAGTACGTCAAGGACTCGTATCGATAGCGgccgataaaaaagaaatgtttctgCAAGTGAAAATATGTGAAGAAGACAGAAACAGTCTTAGGTTCCTTTGGCAAAAAGACAAGAAAGCGCTAGTGAAGGATAACAGAATGTTATCAGTGATTTTAGGAGCTGCGTCACCTTGTGCCACGATTGCCTTCGTACATAAATATCCAGAAGCAGCACAAGCAATAGAGCAATATCGCTATATGGATAACTATTTGCAAAGTTTTTACTGTGTCGACGATTACCAACGAGCTATACAGCCAGTGAACTTGATCCACATGAAAGCGCACTTTGAGTTACGAGGATGGACGTCGAACAAAAGAGTGATCGTTGAAGACGACACCGAAGCTCGGAAAAGCTATTTAGAGCATATCGGTAGAATAAAAGACAATCGGCTGCCGCGATGTATGTCACTATTCTGCACTGAGGGGGAGCTGCATACTGTCGCAGACGCGAGTGAGACAATGTATGCAGCCGCAACTGGAGTTAATGGAAAATACTTAGTAAACCTCGTTGGTGCCAAGTCGAGAGCAAAGTCTCGGAAATCAATATCTACGCCGAGACTTGAACTGCAGGCAACCTTGTTGGGGACAGAACACATAGACAATTCTAGACCAATCACGAACCTAGCTGACAATTCGAAAAAGGAGACGCTAAAACCAAACTACATTCTCATTGGACGATCCAGTGGAGCTGCGCGCATACTACATTTTCCTGATGCAAAGCTGGTGGGCAGAAAAGATTTGAAGTCCGTCCAACGACTCTCTGATCACTTTCGGAAGAGATCGCTACGGGAGTACTTGCCCAAACTACTGCCCAGGAAAACGAATAAACTACAGAAAGGCGAGCAGCTGCAACCAGGCGACGTGGTTTTTATCGTAAAACGCACGCTACCACGATGCACTTGGCCGAGGGGAAACATCGAAACTACATACCCCGGGCCCGACGGAATAACCAGAATCGTGGACGTCGCAACCAAAGGGGGAGTGTTACGAAGACCATCGTCGAGGATCCTGATCTTGGTGCCTGCGGAGTCGCCGTGCAGGAACGACGGTGCTACGCACGAGGGGGAGAATGTTGGcgactcataa